A single genomic interval of Romboutsia ilealis harbors:
- a CDS encoding C1q-like domain-containing protein codes for MCLQIQSTLNNIIDKDQPIIFNKCIINANQNITYNYNNGHFTINSNGIYYIRWWANIHSCNDSDYVSFSIKSCKGHNIESCTTKKEQLCGDAIVSVYDSHLNFSLNNNSSSSVSLSPYTNIKANLSIFKISNSYFRDDNLLFKRSINL; via the coding sequence ATGTGCTTACAAATACAAAGTACTTTAAATAATATAATAGATAAAGATCAACCTATTATATTTAATAAATGTATAATAAATGCTAATCAAAATATAACTTATAATTATAACAATGGTCATTTTACTATAAATTCTAATGGAATTTATTATATAAGATGGTGGGCTAATATACATAGTTGTAATGATAGTGATTATGTGTCTTTTTCTATTAAGTCTTGTAAAGGACATAATATAGAAAGTTGCACTACTAAAAAAGAACAACTTTGCGGAGATGCAATTGTATCTGTCTATGATTCACATTTAAATTTTTCATTAAATAATAATTCAAGTTCAAGTGTAAGCTTATCTCCTTATACTAATATAAAGGCTAACCTATCTATATTTAAAATATCTAATTCTTATTTTAGAGATGACAATCTATTATTTAAAAGGTCTATTAATCTATAG
- a CDS encoding tagaturonate reductase: protein MSKELRNLNIECLNEEQRKIYDKVSNSPIKIMQVGEGNFLMSFFDWMVYQAIKVGKYDGSIALTCPLDYDKKIDLLKEQDMLYTVIQRGFKGDTEVYENDIVSVFSKVFNYNKEWDIFMNIAEQESLEVVISNTTEAGLAYKEVKLEEVSTEGLYPAKLTAFLMHRFNVLGNISKKLLIFPCELVAENGKVLKTFVEKHSNDFGASEEFKAWVNENCVFLNNLVDRIVPGFPSANADEYFENLGYKDGALSMCEPYFLWAIEGDKELDNILPLNASGLNVQWLESLKDTQLLKVRILNGSHTLITPLSILKGFKQVDEVIENDEMKAFLNETLENEILPSLKNKTGNKEEFASTVLSRFRNPHIMHKLESISMNSVSKFANRLWPTVKTYIEDNNKAPKNIMVGLAGLIRFYQIEKTESGYAGKDFNGSEYKVFDTPEVLEFMYNVNKKYEVKNEEYVREILSETKLWGEDLSVYNGMVDGVCQNLKNMGNIVCVNL, encoded by the coding sequence ATGAGCAAAGAATTAAGAAATTTAAATATAGAGTGTTTAAATGAAGAACAAAGAAAGATATATGACAAAGTTAGTAATAGTCCTATAAAGATAATGCAAGTAGGGGAAGGAAACTTTTTAATGTCATTTTTTGATTGGATGGTTTACCAAGCTATAAAAGTAGGAAAATATGATGGTTCGATAGCTTTAACTTGTCCTTTAGATTATGACAAAAAAATAGATTTATTAAAAGAACAAGATATGCTATATACAGTAATTCAAAGGGGATTTAAAGGAGATACTGAAGTTTATGAAAATGACATAGTATCAGTATTTTCAAAAGTATTTAATTATAACAAAGAGTGGGATATATTCATGAATATAGCTGAACAAGAAAGCTTAGAAGTTGTAATATCTAATACAACTGAAGCTGGTTTAGCATATAAAGAAGTTAAATTAGAAGAGGTTTCAACTGAAGGATTATACCCTGCAAAGTTAACAGCATTTTTAATGCACAGATTTAATGTCCTTGGAAATATATCTAAAAAATTACTTATATTCCCTTGTGAGTTAGTCGCTGAAAATGGAAAAGTGTTAAAAACATTTGTTGAAAAACACTCAAATGACTTTGGTGCATCTGAAGAATTTAAAGCTTGGGTAAATGAAAATTGTGTATTCTTAAATAACTTAGTTGATAGAATAGTACCAGGATTCCCATCAGCAAATGCAGATGAATACTTTGAAAACTTAGGATATAAAGATGGCGCACTTTCTATGTGTGAGCCATACTTCTTATGGGCAATAGAAGGAGATAAAGAATTAGACAATATATTACCACTTAATGCGTCAGGACTTAATGTTCAGTGGCTAGAATCACTTAAAGATACTCAATTATTAAAGGTTAGAATATTAAATGGATCTCATACATTAATAACTCCTTTAAGTATATTAAAAGGATTTAAGCAAGTTGATGAAGTTATTGAAAATGATGAAATGAAGGCATTTTTAAATGAAACTTTAGAAAATGAAATACTGCCTTCGCTAAAAAATAAAACAGGGAATAAAGAAGAATTTGCAAGTACAGTTCTATCTAGATTTAGAAATCCACATATAATGCATAAATTAGAATCTATATCTATGAATTCTGTATCTAAATTTGCAAATAGATTATGGCCGACAGTTAAAACTTACATAGAAGATAACAATAAAGCACCTAAAAATATAATGGTAGGTTTAGCAGGTCTTATAAGATTTTATCAAATTGAAAAAACCGAAAGTGGGTATGCAGGAAAAGACTTTAATGGATCTGAATACAAGGTATTTGATACTCCAGAAGTATTAGAATTTATGTATAACGTAAATAAAAAATACGAAGTTAAAAATGAAGAGTATGTGAGAGAAATTCTATCAGAAACAAAGCTTTGGGGAGAAGATTTATCAGTATATAATGGTATGGTAGATGGAGTATGCCAAAACTTAAAGAATATGGGGAATATAGTATGTGTGAATTTATAA
- a CDS encoding TRAP transporter substrate-binding protein, whose amino-acid sequence MKIGKRITTLILIATMSFVGVGCSSANGEEKSVRVIRVAHGQNEDHPQHKALLEFEKYVEEKTNNELDVQIFPNELLGATSQAVELCQTGAIDLVVAGLGNLEAFEDSYTVLNLPYIMDSKEHYHEVMNDEEIMGPIYESTRESGFIGLTWFDAGIRNIYTTKKVINTPDDLKGLKIRVQTSPTNVKMLQALGASATPMSFGEVYTGLQQSVIDGAENNELALVNNKHGEVAKNYSYNMHAMLPDLLIVNARLLDELTPDQSQAIVDGAKLANEFEVEAWEEAAAEAKAKAEEMGVNFYYPDIKPFQEKMKDLHAEYTQDPDMKAIFDKIRAKGDEILARNENKEHSKESSETGVN is encoded by the coding sequence ATGAAAATAGGAAAACGTATAACTACTTTGATATTAATAGCGACAATGTCATTTGTAGGTGTAGGTTGTAGTAGTGCTAATGGAGAAGAAAAATCTGTAAGAGTTATAAGAGTTGCTCATGGTCAAAATGAAGATCATCCTCAACATAAAGCGTTACTTGAATTTGAAAAATATGTTGAAGAAAAAACTAACAATGAACTTGATGTTCAAATATTTCCAAATGAGCTATTAGGAGCAACATCTCAAGCAGTTGAGTTATGTCAAACAGGAGCTATAGATTTAGTTGTTGCAGGTCTTGGGAACTTAGAAGCTTTTGAAGATTCATATACAGTTCTTAACTTACCATACATAATGGACAGTAAAGAACATTACCATGAGGTAATGAATGATGAAGAAATAATGGGTCCTATATATGAGTCAACTAGAGAAAGTGGATTTATAGGATTAACATGGTTTGATGCAGGTATAAGAAATATATATACTACAAAAAAAGTAATAAATACACCAGATGATTTAAAGGGTCTAAAAATAAGAGTTCAAACGAGTCCTACAAATGTAAAAATGCTTCAAGCATTAGGTGCGTCTGCAACACCAATGTCATTTGGTGAAGTTTATACAGGGTTACAGCAAAGTGTCATAGATGGTGCAGAAAATAATGAATTAGCACTTGTAAACAATAAACATGGTGAAGTTGCAAAGAACTATTCTTATAATATGCACGCAATGTTACCAGATTTATTAATAGTTAATGCAAGATTATTAGATGAATTAACGCCAGATCAATCTCAAGCAATAGTAGACGGAGCTAAGCTTGCAAATGAATTTGAAGTAGAAGCGTGGGAAGAAGCAGCAGCAGAAGCTAAGGCAAAAGCTGAAGAAATGGGAGTTAATTTCTACTATCCAGATATAAAACCATTCCAAGAAAAAATGAAAGATTTACACGCTGAATATACTCAAGATCCTGATATGAAGGCTATTTTCGATAAGATAAGAGCAAAAGGTGATGAAATATTAGCGAGAAATGAAAATAAAGAGCATTCTAAAGAAAGTTCTGAAACGGGAGTTAATTAA
- a CDS encoding UxaA family hydrolase — protein MCEFIKINVKDDVVVLLEDSKMGDTIKVDDKEIQILQDTPKGHKIAIKNIDRDNEVLKYGYSIGKAKEDIKAGQWVHSHNIKTGLDGILEYKFESKKLENTVKENNIYFKGYVRENGDVGIRNEIWIVNTVGCINKTCAILAREGNKLINDKIDGVHHFEHPHGCSQLGDDLENTRKILSGLVNHPNAAGVLVVGLGCENNTLESFKTVLEPINHNRVKFLNIQDVEDEIEEGKKLIKELVDYSSKFEREDVHISKLKIGLKCGGSDAFSGITANPLLGRVSDNLVSLGATSIQTEVPEMFGAETILFERSLTEDVFNNSVDLINDFKKYFIRYDQVIYENPSPGNKKGGITTLEEKSLGCVQKGGSAIVTDVLKYGEKSTKNGLNLISGPGNDQIAVTVLAASGAHMVLFTTGRGTPFGGVVPTLKISTNSDLYNNKKHWIDFNAGQILENKDIRKVDEEFFDLIVNTASGEYMAHNEVNGYKEIAILKDGVTL, from the coding sequence ATGTGTGAATTTATAAAAATAAATGTTAAAGATGATGTAGTAGTATTACTAGAAGATAGTAAAATGGGAGATACAATAAAAGTTGATGATAAAGAAATTCAAATTTTACAAGATACTCCTAAAGGACATAAAATAGCTATTAAAAATATAGATAGAGATAATGAAGTATTAAAGTACGGATACAGCATAGGAAAAGCTAAAGAAGATATAAAAGCAGGGCAGTGGGTACATAGTCACAATATAAAAACGGGCTTAGATGGTATATTAGAGTATAAATTTGAATCAAAGAAGTTAGAAAATACAGTAAAAGAAAATAATATATATTTCAAAGGATATGTTCGTGAAAATGGAGATGTTGGTATAAGAAATGAAATATGGATAGTAAATACTGTTGGTTGCATAAATAAGACTTGTGCAATATTAGCAAGAGAAGGTAATAAATTAATAAATGATAAGATAGATGGAGTACATCATTTTGAGCATCCTCATGGATGCTCTCAATTAGGGGATGATTTAGAAAATACGAGAAAAATATTATCTGGATTAGTAAATCATCCTAATGCGGCTGGAGTTTTAGTTGTAGGTTTAGGTTGTGAAAATAACACGTTAGAAAGTTTTAAAACTGTACTTGAACCAATAAATCATAATAGAGTGAAGTTTTTAAACATACAAGATGTTGAAGATGAAATAGAAGAAGGTAAAAAGCTAATAAAAGAATTAGTAGATTATTCATCAAAATTTGAAAGAGAAGATGTACATATATCTAAATTAAAAATAGGTCTTAAATGTGGAGGATCAGATGCATTTTCTGGAATAACAGCAAATCCACTATTAGGAAGGGTATCAGATAATTTAGTATCATTAGGAGCAACAAGCATACAAACAGAAGTACCAGAAATGTTTGGAGCAGAAACAATATTATTTGAAAGATCATTAACTGAAGATGTATTTAATAACAGTGTTGATTTAATAAATGATTTTAAAAAATACTTTATAAGATATGATCAAGTTATATATGAAAATCCATCTCCAGGAAATAAAAAGGGTGGAATAACGACACTAGAAGAAAAATCGCTAGGATGTGTTCAAAAAGGTGGAAGTGCCATAGTTACAGATGTATTAAAGTATGGAGAAAAATCTACTAAAAATGGCCTTAACTTAATATCAGGTCCAGGAAATGACCAAATAGCAGTTACAGTACTTGCTGCATCAGGAGCACATATGGTTTTATTCACAACTGGTAGAGGAACTCCGTTTGGAGGAGTGGTACCTACTTTAAAAATATCAACTAACTCTGATTTATATAACAATAAAAAACATTGGATAGACTTTAATGCAGGTCAAATATTAGAAAATAAAGACATTAGAAAAGTTGATGAAGAGTTTTTTGACTTAATAGTAAATACTGCATCAGGAGAGTATATGGCTCACAATGAAGTAAACGGATACAAAGAAATAGCAATATTAAAAGATGGAGTTACATTATAG
- a CDS encoding DNA-processing protein DprA, with product MKNIILTLLSIPKVGRKSVDYFIKYMKEVPKNENDIVDIFIDIKNDNNKIKVPTLEEVKVAYENANEIVNLSKKQNIETIDILHKNFPKKVKLIENAPQVLFYKGNYNAIINENTLAIIGSRDASKEGQENAYKMAYLFAKENYSIISGLAIGCDTYAHQGCLDANGMTVAVLSSGLNTIYPIKNIELAERIVDNNGCLLSEYPIGVASFKNNFVERDRIESGLSLGTIVIEANIKSGSMHTANFTLKQKRALACLNINKSGNKFLLKNNEVISINGKEDVTKIKFQLEKVKEILENKK from the coding sequence ATGAAAAATATAATATTAACTTTACTATCTATACCTAAAGTAGGGAGAAAAAGCGTCGATTATTTTATAAAATACATGAAAGAAGTTCCTAAAAATGAAAATGATATAGTAGATATATTTATAGATATTAAAAATGATAATAATAAAATAAAAGTACCAACTTTAGAAGAAGTTAAAGTAGCTTATGAAAATGCTAATGAAATAGTAAATTTATCAAAAAAACAAAATATTGAAACTATAGATATATTACATAAAAACTTTCCTAAAAAGGTAAAACTTATAGAAAATGCACCACAAGTATTATTTTATAAAGGAAACTATAATGCAATAATAAATGAAAATACTTTAGCTATAATAGGTAGCAGAGATGCTAGCAAGGAAGGCCAAGAAAATGCATATAAAATGGCGTACTTATTTGCAAAAGAAAATTATTCAATAATAAGTGGATTAGCCATAGGTTGTGATACTTATGCACATCAGGGATGCCTAGATGCTAATGGTATGACTGTAGCAGTATTATCTAGTGGATTAAATACAATATACCCAATTAAAAATATAGAATTAGCAGAACGAATAGTAGATAACAATGGTTGTTTATTAAGTGAATATCCAATTGGAGTTGCATCGTTTAAAAATAACTTTGTAGAAAGAGACAGAATAGAAAGTGGACTTAGTTTAGGAACTATAGTAATAGAGGCAAATATTAAATCCGGTAGTATGCATACTGCAAATTTTACATTAAAACAAAAAAGAGCATTAGCTTGTTTGAATATTAATAAAAGTGGAAATAAATTTCTTTTAAAAAATAATGAGGTTATATCTATAAATGGAAAAGAAGATGTTACTAAAATAAAATTTCAACTAGAAAAAGTTAAAGAAATCTTAGAAAATAAAAAATGA
- a CDS encoding TRAP transporter small permease, with protein METLRKGLDKVLEFICCTLLALMTILVTWQVVSRYVLNNPSTITEELVLFSFVWMGLLGGAYLFGKNEHMAMTFLFDKLSEKNQIKVRIFFELVIMAFAVFILIFGGYNMSKLSMGQLSSSLQIPMGYIYLALPLSGITTVIYNILNIYDIINELSIHKNKKGSSIAQ; from the coding sequence ATGGAAACTCTTAGAAAAGGTTTGGATAAAGTATTAGAATTTATATGCTGTACACTATTAGCATTAATGACTATATTGGTGACATGGCAAGTTGTATCAAGATATGTACTTAATAATCCAAGTACGATAACAGAAGAATTAGTATTATTTTCTTTTGTATGGATGGGATTATTAGGAGGTGCCTATTTATTTGGAAAGAACGAGCATATGGCGATGACATTTTTATTTGATAAATTAAGTGAAAAAAATCAAATTAAAGTAAGAATATTTTTTGAATTAGTAATAATGGCATTTGCAGTATTTATATTAATTTTCGGTGGATATAATATGTCAAAATTATCAATGGGACAATTATCTTCATCTTTACAAATACCAATGGGATATATATACCTAGCATTACCTTTATCAGGTATTACAACAGTAATATACAATATTTTAAATATATATGATATTATTAATGAATTGTCAATACATAAAAATAAAAAAGGATCAAGCATAGCTCAATAA
- a CDS encoding TRAP transporter large permease, whose protein sequence is MELALQTGLTLLIVFPILLLIGIPIAVTIGISSVLAILPALPWENAVFTAAQRIFTGINSFSLLAIPFFILAGIIMNNGGIAIKLVNFANLLAGKLPGSLAHTNVIGNMLFGSISGSGTAAAAAMGGIMTPLQEEAGYDKDFSAAVNVASAPTGLLIPPSNSLIIYSLVSGGTSVTALFMAGYIPGILWGLGVMIVAFFIAKKKAYKTTKEKITFSQALKVVLDAIPSLSLIVIIIGGITGGIFTATEGAAIAVVYSLLLSMFLYKSIKLKDLPRILLEAVNMTAMIVFLIGASSIMSWILAFTNVPTYITNLILGLSDNPIVILLIMNILLLVVGTFMDATPAILIFTPIFLPIAQSLGMDSIQFGIMLVFNLCIGTITPPVGNTLFVGCRVAKTKVEGVIKSILPFYIAIFIVLMLVTFIPQLSLFIPKLMGLV, encoded by the coding sequence ATGGAACTAGCATTACAAACGGGATTAACTTTATTAATTGTATTTCCAATATTACTATTAATAGGTATACCAATAGCTGTTACAATAGGGATATCTTCAGTTTTAGCAATACTACCTGCATTACCATGGGAAAATGCAGTTTTTACAGCTGCACAACGTATATTTACAGGGATTAACTCATTCTCATTATTAGCAATACCATTTTTCATATTAGCTGGTATTATAATGAACAATGGTGGTATAGCAATAAAATTAGTAAACTTTGCAAATTTATTAGCTGGTAAATTACCAGGATCATTAGCTCACACAAATGTTATCGGTAATATGTTATTTGGTTCAATAAGTGGATCAGGAACAGCAGCTGCTGCTGCTATGGGTGGAATTATGACACCATTACAAGAAGAAGCAGGTTATGATAAAGACTTTAGTGCGGCAGTAAATGTAGCGTCAGCACCTACTGGATTGTTAATACCTCCAAGTAACTCATTAATAATATATTCATTAGTTAGTGGTGGTACATCAGTAACAGCATTATTTATGGCAGGATATATACCAGGAATACTTTGGGGATTAGGTGTTATGATAGTGGCATTTTTTATAGCTAAGAAAAAAGCTTATAAAACAACGAAAGAAAAAATAACATTCTCTCAAGCTTTAAAAGTAGTTTTAGATGCAATACCAAGTTTATCATTAATAGTAATAATAATAGGTGGTATAACAGGTGGTATATTTACAGCGACAGAGGGTGCAGCTATAGCAGTTGTATACTCTTTATTATTGTCAATGTTTTTATATAAATCAATAAAATTGAAAGATTTACCAAGGATATTATTAGAAGCTGTAAATATGACAGCGATGATAGTATTTTTAATAGGGGCATCATCTATAATGTCTTGGATATTAGCTTTTACAAATGTTCCAACGTATATAACTAATTTAATATTAGGTTTATCTGACAATCCAATAGTGATATTATTAATAATGAATATATTATTATTAGTAGTTGGTACATTTATGGATGCAACTCCAGCAATATTAATATTTACACCAATATTTTTACCAATAGCACAAAGTTTAGGCATGGATTCTATACAATTTGGGATAATGTTAGTATTTAACTTATGTATAGGTACAATAACACCTCCAGTTGGAAATACATTGTTTGTAGGTTGTAGAGTTGCAAAAACTAAGGTAGAAGGTGTTATAAAATCTATATTACCATTTTATATTGCAATATTTATTGTTCTTATGTTAGTTACATTTATACCTCAATTAAGTTTATTTATACCAAAACTTATGGGGCTAGTATAA
- a CDS encoding GntR family transcriptional regulator has protein sequence MILYEKKEEESKKEYAYRILKENIMSLELKPGELLSEVELSEKLNISRTPIREVIMRLKNEHLIEVKPQSGTYVSLIDLNLIEEAIFMRFALEEKVLKEACNYFPEDKMIELEKNLFAQNIIASMEGGEHEFHKLDTSFHETLFLGVKKKAIWESILKISTHYNRIRLLSQKKDSKVLVVKQHKEILNAIKNKEKEKVEDIINYHMNDSMKSWEYLIKLDEENSKYFKISEEK, from the coding sequence TTGATATTATATGAAAAAAAAGAAGAAGAATCGAAAAAAGAATATGCATATAGGATATTAAAAGAAAATATAATGTCATTGGAATTAAAGCCAGGTGAATTATTAAGTGAAGTAGAATTATCTGAGAAGTTAAATATATCAAGAACGCCAATTAGAGAAGTTATAATGAGATTAAAAAATGAACACCTAATAGAAGTGAAGCCACAATCAGGAACGTATGTATCTTTAATAGATTTAAATTTAATTGAAGAAGCAATTTTTATGAGATTTGCTTTAGAAGAGAAAGTTTTAAAAGAAGCTTGTAATTACTTCCCTGAAGATAAAATGATAGAACTTGAAAAAAACCTATTTGCTCAAAATATAATTGCTAGTATGGAAGGCGGAGAACATGAATTTCATAAATTAGATACTAGCTTTCATGAAACTTTATTTTTGGGTGTAAAAAAGAAAGCCATATGGGAAAGTATATTAAAAATAAGTACTCATTATAATAGGATAAGATTATTATCTCAAAAGAAAGATTCAAAAGTATTAGTAGTTAAACAACATAAAGAAATTTTAAATGCTATAAAAAATAAAGAGAAAGAAAAAGTTGAAGATATAATAAATTATCATATGAATGATTCTATGAAAAGTTGGGAATATCTAATTAAGTTAGATGAAGAAAACTCTAAGTATTTCAAAATAAGTGAAGAAAAATAA
- a CDS encoding carbohydrate kinase family protein — MYFRWDKSYRTYTHNTKFSRAYKVCIRNEFDIDKILNDVKLVHIYGITLTLSKDLYEFSLNLAKEAKKRNIIVSYDSNYRSKLWSLDEASKFIKEILPFVDIAFLGILDFKNISVLYQICNVVML, encoded by the coding sequence ATGTATTTCAGGTGGGATAAAAGCTATAGAACTTACACACACAATACCAAATTTAGTAGAGCTTATAAAGTATGTATCAGAAATGAATTTGATATAGATAAAATACTTAATGATGTAAAATTAGTTCATATATATGGAATAACTTTAACACTTAGTAAAGACTTATACGAATTTAGTTTAAATCTTGCAAAAGAAGCTAAAAAGAGAAATATAATTGTTTCTTATGATTCAAATTATAGATCAAAGCTATGGAGCTTGGATGAAGCTAGTAAGTTTATAAAAGAAATTTTACCATTTGTTGATATAGCTTTTTTAGGAATATTAGATTTTAAAAATATATCGGTCTTATATCAGATATGCAATGTAGTGATGTTATAG
- the uxaC gene encoding glucuronate isomerase — translation MKKFMCEDFLLSNETAKVLYHNHAKNMPIFDYHCHLIPSEIAEDKKYNNITEIWLYGDHYKWRAMRSFGIDEYYITGESTDFEKFQAFAKAMPYLIGNPIYHWSHLELKRYFGVDETLNENNAEEIWNKCNEVIQKTDFSARSIITKSNVKYIATTDDPADNLEYHIKIAKDESFDCEVRPTLRPDKAIKIGNEGFAEYIKVLGQTENTNITNYKELMEVLEKRVEFFVENGCTITDHALDRVYFKNTNEEEVNEIFIKAINGETLTQDEIEKYATLTMINLGRIYHKHNMVMQLHIGALRNNNTRMLKKLGPDVGFDSIDDGEVARPLSRLLDTLDGEDKLPKTILYCLNPKDNEVLATMLGNFQGGGVAGKIQFGSGWWFNDQKDGMERQMMALSQLGLLSQFVGMLTDSRSFLSYTRHEYFRRILCNYIGSLVENGEYPADMKILGEIIENICYNNADKYCKGQ, via the coding sequence ATGAAAAAGTTTATGTGTGAAGATTTTTTATTAAGTAATGAAACAGCAAAGGTTTTATACCATAATCATGCTAAAAATATGCCTATATTTGATTATCACTGCCACTTAATACCAAGTGAAATAGCAGAAGATAAAAAATACAACAATATAACTGAAATATGGTTATATGGAGACCACTATAAGTGGAGAGCTATGAGAAGTTTTGGTATAGATGAATACTATATAACAGGTGAATCAACTGACTTTGAAAAATTCCAAGCATTTGCAAAAGCTATGCCTTATTTAATAGGAAATCCAATATATCATTGGTCTCATTTAGAACTTAAAAGATACTTTGGAGTAGATGAAACTTTAAATGAAAATAATGCAGAAGAAATATGGAATAAATGTAATGAAGTAATACAAAAAACGGATTTCAGTGCAAGATCTATTATAACAAAATCAAATGTTAAATACATAGCAACTACTGATGACCCAGCTGATAATTTAGAGTATCATATAAAGATAGCTAAAGATGAAAGTTTTGACTGTGAAGTTAGACCTACTTTAAGACCTGATAAAGCTATAAAAATAGGAAATGAAGGTTTTGCAGAATATATAAAAGTTTTAGGTCAAACAGAAAATACAAATATAACTAACTATAAAGAACTTATGGAAGTTTTAGAAAAAAGAGTAGAATTCTTTGTTGAAAATGGATGTACAATAACAGACCATGCTTTAGACAGAGTTTACTTCAAAAATACAAATGAAGAAGAAGTTAATGAAATATTTATAAAGGCTATAAATGGAGAAACATTAACTCAAGATGAAATAGAAAAGTATGCAACTTTAACAATGATAAACTTAGGAAGAATATATCATAAGCACAACATGGTTATGCAATTACATATAGGAGCTCTTAGAAATAATAATACTAGAATGCTTAAAAAGTTAGGTCCAGATGTAGGATTTGATAGTATAGATGATGGTGAAGTAGCAAGGCCATTGTCTAGATTATTAGACACTTTAGATGGAGAAGATAAACTTCCAAAAACTATATTATATTGTTTAAATCCAAAGGACAATGAGGTACTAGCAACTATGCTTGGAAACTTCCAAGGTGGAGGTGTAGCTGGTAAAATTCAATTTGGTTCTGGATGGTGGTTTAACGATCAAAAAGATGGAATGGAAAGACAAATGATGGCTTTATCTCAATTAGGATTATTAAGTCAATTTGTTGGAATGCTAACAGATTCAAGAAGTTTCTTATCTTACACAAGACATGAATACTTTAGAAGAATATTATGTAATTACATAGGTAGTTTAGTAGAAAATGGAGAATACCCAGCGGATATGAAGATATTAGGAGAGATTATAGAAAATATATGCTATAATAATGCTGATAAATATTGTAAAGGTCAGTAA